The genomic window GGCCGCGCATGAACATCCTCCCGCTTTAAGGCACACCTCGCCCAACCAACATCCATACGTTGATGTTCATGCAAGACTGCTTCCTGCGCTCGGACAAGCATGTGGCGCCCCTCCCGTAGTTCCATAGAGTAGCCGTGGATGCCATCGGCGAGCACACACTCGCCGGGGAGTTCAAGAATCCGGGGAAAACGAGCGTCAACGTCACCTGTATTGACCAGCGCTAGGGTCTTCACTCCTGGCGTATCGCTATCTTCGACCACCACGTCGAGTTGGCTCTCGACCGGCTTGTCGCGGATAACAGCTCTTAAAGTCGCCAGACTCCAAGACCTCCTGTCGGAAGTAATCGGTAGCCGGAACCACACAATGCCGGTGAGATGATTCGGCCGATGACGATCGAGTTCGCGAAGTAACAAAGAAACCTGACCTGGATCGACGGTCATCTCAGTGAAACTGGCCCCCCCGGCCAACAGCGGAACTTCACTTTCGACGGACAGGACGGTTCCTTCCTCATGCTGGGCTATTCGTACCCCGTATGCTGGAAGAGCTACGCGGAACGGTTTTTTTATACGCGCAGCCATATGTCTAATCCAGGTAGTTGCATCCTGACGGCTGAAAATTCCTTCCTGTGCCGCTTTTACTGCGTGCACTTGCAGCACGACCTCGTCCACCGGTTCAAAGAGTTCGTCCAGACCCGTCGAGGATAGCCAGGCCGGCAAAGCCGTAACGGAAAGACGCAAATTACTATCGATTTGCGCCCGTAGCCGCCTGAGGAAGCTCGCGTACTCCGGCAGGCGCGCAGT from Desulfovibrio sp. includes these protein-coding regions:
- a CDS encoding DUF3142 domain-containing protein — encoded protein: MLRRRFTFLASLLLISILAGCNEPTAPLRHDAYIWQRKWTPAVSDAVHQSADIMQEWRLLGAYADGSGHLRQTSPDWTVLNGSGKPVIMVVRIDGQLIRWDEDSLLAEIHSFIVQWRANVGLFAGLEIDYDSATARLPEYASFLRRLRAQIDSNLRLSVTALPAWLSSTGLDELFEPVDEVVLQVHAVKAAQEGIFSRQDATTWIRHMAARIKKPFRVALPAYGVRIAQHEEGTVLSVESEVPLLAGGASFTEMTVDPGQVSLLLRELDRHRPNHLTGIVWFRLPITSDRRSWSLATLRAVIRDKPVESQLDVVVEDSDTPGVKTLALVNTGDVDARFPRILELPGECVLADGIHGYSMELREGRHMLVRAQEAVLHEHQRMDVGWARCALKREDVHARP